A stretch of Fusarium fujikuroi IMI 58289 draft genome, chromosome FFUJ_chr10 DNA encodes these proteins:
- a CDS encoding PEP5-like protein — MEDGDKASISHNEMPVTLEPNASPLVEEEPAGGYHVRWKTLMAVFALSMANCCAAIANTTNTIIHFQVMDLGGADKQAWISNANLLVTLVFGPVLGSLSDRFGKKWFIVIASIIGIVGSVVSGSAQSITTIIIGNILTGLANAGCIMGVPAGQEVTPNKLRPWTMGFSQTLASCAVIAGTLGAGAFVKYQTWRWSYYLNAFVYGTTTVLVTCFYHPPPTTLRRQQSRLDDLFAQVDYFGIMLFVGSIASIMIGLTWGGNTYPWSSSQVLATLIVGCIGLVAFGLYERLFTRQGIFHHDLFVSRNFPILLFVCVVDGMLLLGVNILFSQQIAAMFTTDAVKIATILTPYLATSAFGCLPAGMLMARTKSYRTILVASLIWCSLFVGLMALLNPSRLSWAYAFSAMFGCGTAVTTVIPVVALSLSVPSYLLGTAGTLSVSGRALGGAIGITIFTSIYHNKMGTALPKAVGSVLAAAGQSSLLPDVLSAINSGNPTALSNVPGLPASLIPKVLAANDHANTYSWRFVWIAISVVVAANALAACFLKSVASQMNSHVESALEDSDVRRKQMRDI; from the exons ATGGAGGACGGAGATAAAGCTTCCATCTCTCATAATGAGATGCCAGTGACTCTAGAGCCAAACGCGTCACCGCTAGTCGAGGAGGAGCCAGCTGGCGGCTACCACGTGCGTTGGAAGACACTCATGGCCGTGTTCGCTCTGTCCATGGCCAACTGTTGCGCTGCTATAGCCAACACA accaacaccatcattcACTTCCAAGTCATGGACTTGGGAGGCGCCGACAAGCAAGCCTGGATTTCGAATGCTAACCTTTTGGTGACTCTAGTTTTTGGACCGGTCCTC GGCTCCTTGAGCGATCGATTCGGCAAGAAATGGTTCATAGTCATAGCGAGCATCATCGGTATTGTCGGCTCCGTGGTCTCTGGTTCAGCACAGTCGATAACAActatcatcatcggcaatATTTTGACTGGCCTTGCCAATGCAGGTTGT ATCATGGGTGTACCTGCGGGCCAAGAAGTAACTCCCAACAAACTCCGTCCATGGACGATGGGTTTCTCCCAGACTCTGGCCAGCTGTGCTGTGATTGCTGGTACTCTTGGTGCAGGCGCCTTCGTCAAGTACCAAACCTGGCGATGGTCTTACTACCTCAACGCCTTTGTCTATGGCACCACCACTGTCCTGGTAACCTGCTTCTACCATCCTCCACCCACTACCCTACGCCGACAGCAGTCCCGTCTAGATGACCTGTTCGCACAAGTTGACTACTTCGGAATCATGCTGTTCGTGGGATCTATCGCATCCATAATGATCGGATTGACCTGGGGAGGAAACACATATCCATGGAGCTCCAGCCAGGTTCTTGCAACCCTGATCGTTGGATGCATTGGTCTTGTTGCTTTCGGACTCTACGAAAGGCTGTTCACGCGCCAGGGTATCTTCCATCATGACTTGTTTGTGTCTCGAAACTTTCCGATCCTGCTGTTTGTCTGCGTTGTTGACGGCATGCTTCTGCTGGGCGTCAACATTCTCTTTTCCCAACAGATTGCCGCAATGTTCACCACGGATGCTGTCAAGATCGCCACTATCCTCACTCCGTATCTGGCAACTTCAGCTTTTGGATGTTTACCTGCGGGCATGTTGATGGCGCGAACCAAGTCGTACAGGACTATTTTGGTAGCTTCGCTTATTTGGTGCAGCCTGTTCGTTG GCCTCATGGCACTGCTGAACCCTAGCAGACTATCTTGGGCTTATGCGTTCTCTGCAATGTTTGGATGCGGAACTGCCGTCACCACAGTCATCCCAG TGGTCGCTTTATCTCTTTCTGTCCCCTCCTACTTGCTTGGTACCGCAGGAACCCTCAGCGTATCCGGTCGTGCACTCGGAGGCGCCATCggcatcaccatcttcacatCCATTTATCACAACAAGATGGGTACTGCCCTACCAAAAGCTGTTGGTTCAGTTCTTGCAGCCGCAGGGCAATCAAGCCTGCTTCCAGACGTGCTGAGCGCCATCAACAGCGGAAACCCAACTGCCCTGTCAAATGTTCCTGGTCTACCAGCGTCACTGATTCCCAAAGTCCTCGCCGCAAACGATCATGCCAATACCTACTCGTGGAGGTTTGTATGGATTGCGATCTCTGTAGTCGTGGCGGCAAATGCATTAGCTGCGTGCTTCCTCAAGTCAGTTGCGAGTCAGATGAACAGCCACGTTGAGTCTGCTCTGGAAGATTCGGATGTTCGTCGAAAGCAGATGCGTGATATCTAA